In the genome of Dunckerocampus dactyliophorus isolate RoL2022-P2 chromosome 6, RoL_Ddac_1.1, whole genome shotgun sequence, one region contains:
- the lcorl gene encoding ligand-dependent nuclear receptor corepressor-like protein isoform X5 has translation MAAVPCSKCTAERKGFRRELDSWRYKLIHCVGFESIIEGICGAMLTRDLKLFDDCEPKEVDDWSPETNCSHCSFCNLPLDKVSDQTPATASPLSSPSDYSPCQATTISESSQTAQRFLQAVFHKKDVSLGCDSNIPQIAEELMKKMIHQFAMEYASKCLLHTTPMDVATRTSSPFFETPDAPLDLTVSRPLGEKERESNTDGVLDLSKNNGAGSTTSTSSTSNAKASGRQLKRKEYTERSLELSEGLLSKALKDIRSGRLQEQRAALLYGIPLHTLRHGLEGCSEQKLGLVHQVGTGSKDFREETTLYNLMSSMLGGEARLVLQKVSAWAEQAEIGGATEENGELTFPLSSLTFYQPSGLLKTLPHSFLQLRDALQPPPSPTPSLDTPTPLRIPQVRSMSNHSRLAQAENHIATENLRTSPTDSAANLSTTARPSALFKIRPPFLALGCAGSANQSPHRLVHRSSSLDDFEEGADRRDKDKQPRKKRGRYRQYDHELMEEAITMVMAGRMSVSKAQGVYGVPHSTLEYKVKERTGTLKNPPKKKPANICLSVSNLSGSGTTTGSANSGTFSSTAAAKRF, from the exons ATGGCGGCCGTGCCGTGCTCCAAATGCACGGCAGAAAGAAAGGGCTTTCGGCGGGAACTTGACTCATGGCGATACAAGCTGATCCACTGCGTTG GGTTTGAAAGCATCATAGAGGGAATTTGTGGCGCAATGTTGACAAGAGACCTCAAATTATTTGATG ACTGTGAACCCAAAGAAGTGGATGACTGGTCTCCAGAGACAAACTGCTCTCACTGCTCATTCTGCAACCTTCCCCTGGACAAAGTCAGT GATCAAACACCCGCAACCGCGTCACCCCTGTCATCCCCCTCTGATTACTCTCCATGTCAAGCTACGACCATCTCTGAGAGCAGCCAAACAGCTCAAAGGTTCCTCCAGGCTGTGTTCCACAAGAAAG ATGTGTCCCTGGGCTGTGATTCCAACATTCCTCAAATTGCAGAGGAGCTGATGAAAAAGATGATACACCAGTTCGCCATGGAGTATGCATCGAAGTGCCTACTCCACACCACACCCATGGATGTTGCAACAAGGACCTCCTCGCCTTTTTTCGAAACGCCAGATGCCCCGTTGGACCTGACTGTGAGCCGACCTCTGGGTGAAAAAGAAAGGGAATCTAATACTG ATGGTGTGCTTGACCTCTCCAAAAACAACGGTGCCGGTTCAACAACTTCAACATCATCAACATCTAACGCAAAAGCCTCAGG GAGGCAGCTCAAGCGGAAGGAGTACACTGAGAGAAGCTTGGAGCTGTCTGAGGGGCTGCTGTCCAAGGCCTTGAAGGATATACGCTCAGGAAGGTTGCAAGAGCAGCGCGCTGCATTGCTTTATGGAATACCCCTTCACACCCTGAGGCACGGCCTGGAAGGCTGTTCTGAACAAAAGTTGGGTTTGGTGCACCAAGTTGGAACAGGAAGCAAAGATTTCAGGGAggaaacaacattgtacaacttgATGTCATCCATGCTTGGTGGTGAAGCCCGTTTAGTTCTGCAGAAGGTTTCAGCATGGGCGGAGCAGGCCGAAATTGGAGGAGCTACAGAGGAGAATGGAGAGCTCACTTTTCCTCTGTCCTCTCTTACCTTTTATCAGCCAAGTGGTCTGCTTAAGACACTCCCCCACTCTTTTCTTCAGCTCAGGGATGCCCTCCAACCCCCTCCAAGCCCCACTCCCAGTCTGGACACCCCGACGCCCCTTCGTATCCCTCAGGTCCGATCCATGTCCAATCATAGTAGGTTAGCCCAAGCAGAGAATCACATTGCGACTGAAAACCTCcgtacctcaccaacagacagTGCTGCCAATTTGTCAACCACTGCCAGACCTTCAGCTCTCTTCAAAATCAGACCTCCTTTCCTGGCACTTGGCTGTGCTGGAAGTGCCAACCAGTCACCTCATCGCCTGGTACATCGCAGCTCCTCATTGGATGATTTTGAGGAGGGGGCAGACCGCCGcgataaagacaaacaacccaGAAAGAAACGTGGACGATACCGGCAGTATGACCACGAGCTGATGGAGGAAGCCATCACAATGGTGATGGCGGGCCGCATGAGCGTATCTAAGGCCCAGGGTGTTTACGGGGTACCCCACAGCACTCTAGAATACAAAGTAAAAGAGCGCACTGGAACACTGAAAAATCCACCCAAGAAGAAACCTGCCAACATATGCTTGTCCGTTTCCAACTTGTCTGGTTCTGGTACCACCACCGGTTCTGCTAACTCAGGGACTTTTTCCTCAACTGCTGCTGCAAAGAGGTTCTAG
- the lcorl gene encoding uncharacterized protein lcorl isoform X3 yields MAAVPCSKCTAERKGFRRELDSWRYKLIHCVGFESIIEGICGAMLTRDLKLFDDCEPKEVDDWSPETNCSHCSFCNLPLDKVSDQTPATASPLSSPSDYSPCQATTISESSQTAQRFLQAVFHKKDVSLGCDSNIPQIAEELMKKMIHQFAMEYASKCLLHTTPMDVATRTSSPFFETPDAPLDLTVSRPLGEKERESNTDGVLDLSKNNGAGSTTSTSSTSNAKASGYLLPSDEEASEDTQPRKCHQESALAVVLSSLCPAHRSLLYQMLKLAHKERLLSSPDRVLAEAHCCHGGVKSSAFHLLSDCGHRGCRSTMFHPRHTMPNHGIPKFPLKDYRSVAPSGPHNCRMQRCRMDTYTVVCHKSLHCICCQGLTVDPINNIVCSFDPCTPVCCKHHNCPPCVCVPNHTHLTQLKNTSDIGGDGDPPCPVLNREQSPFPPPLSPIPLDIDMITDEMPPSLCHHTLEEEALITDTAIPEEIECRKNQSGTLLKDVFNRFSEKLDTIRPAEKDLALVYPAIHVTEKEQLESSSTSQNLQDAHLTEIITTVLHTRSGSDYNLTDLVSRHQSQEPRSPNTRLRRRQEVQAAMATPADSTMTRRQSLQIKRELAVYDSRRTYNRRKVVQARRSQIKDGNVAVNTASTLLDSNVIQEETETELNIDDPRVQEVPLNIVSAQRDLNGIKDMIQTGEISADEKHATSADRQNKICNQCSQDDNEQSQVMTSCNKISDAMIFENASFAQGGATNKCDHRPDRSHNPTEDSPGQRSPPKESRRSKRNIVPPQRFSSYVTEPRKMFFVACFSESIFSQRIDNAKVFTSTTSDALLKNVHVKDASMKSSEKDSPLCSCDLPEALEFINSEWHSPCHAESNEQSQTVAQTSPKRSGSKTASRRLQYPNVGVTTRSAACTKTPCNTPVQYISPIKLMFVTPLKDKQGIKYRLKSVRSGSNAQAEEPFDPCKESSWAGTTEKKQNTTLHQSSTSPGKTAFPLTKSGSTPAKSPSASLKSASPLKSGSGAGKSLSSPNVPLSSLRRSTSSPPKSASAPLKSNSKSPSPSPKSSSASGKPTASPKLVSSSPKLCSRRLGECTSPESQRSPGDLQSFHETTSPKRRPGRPKKLGPHLEQKVKRPIGRPRKQKPEDTAPGAKGAKLPDVEENVNKNLKITVVYGRSRRNKRMVSESFDKLQTEFQDAWRAASLKKRLGVLTRKSEINLDNSKIGSANFGPMKDPSSYFKCQKSAKTLPSRKPGRPAKVKISGISVTVTTVSPKQRKILIERSPDRQINKKTLLPEFQSVKEPRTIGKHLQAEEQRESQSVSWPNQPVAVRQSKRVSKPSICFLHAVATSTTRSYSHSNALLRRSKKLLLNKASHKRKQEEKQSRVERSGMKRQHCDLERKNISKELTRVAGVSVDSIFAPKEAFRWWPASAEEQALKQELARRIRLISDTWVSDTVENHQVDIKVKVDTDESKSSVVQTLFNCPPNKPRSCSMPQLCSWFMQTTETQSLAIVKKASSRNPYEVMHFPRLLNKHGVHRQSPQAERLRRHLKKFAKTLPKSPVQLKQAERRLKRMRAPLFIRNIKRRLFITRMVSQGRSSQYQATLLRARTRFLTPQQRKRWAKKLINFQEPSCRLKLKASNTAAKEVQSQQDPNISSNAWNAQSLKECRVFLRKINESEDWDSCPLTLDDKSASVYINKELQRVVQAVKRRKTSTNGRGAEPVPETPTGRQKEGTCPHDVSAEAPQPPPAKRVRQSRLKGLSGPRWCDFVFASW; encoded by the exons ATGGCGGCCGTGCCGTGCTCCAAATGCACGGCAGAAAGAAAGGGCTTTCGGCGGGAACTTGACTCATGGCGATACAAGCTGATCCACTGCGTTG GGTTTGAAAGCATCATAGAGGGAATTTGTGGCGCAATGTTGACAAGAGACCTCAAATTATTTGATG ACTGTGAACCCAAAGAAGTGGATGACTGGTCTCCAGAGACAAACTGCTCTCACTGCTCATTCTGCAACCTTCCCCTGGACAAAGTCAGT GATCAAACACCCGCAACCGCGTCACCCCTGTCATCCCCCTCTGATTACTCTCCATGTCAAGCTACGACCATCTCTGAGAGCAGCCAAACAGCTCAAAGGTTCCTCCAGGCTGTGTTCCACAAGAAAG ATGTGTCCCTGGGCTGTGATTCCAACATTCCTCAAATTGCAGAGGAGCTGATGAAAAAGATGATACACCAGTTCGCCATGGAGTATGCATCGAAGTGCCTACTCCACACCACACCCATGGATGTTGCAACAAGGACCTCCTCGCCTTTTTTCGAAACGCCAGATGCCCCGTTGGACCTGACTGTGAGCCGACCTCTGGGTGAAAAAGAAAGGGAATCTAATACTG ATGGTGTGCTTGACCTCTCCAAAAACAACGGTGCCGGTTCAACAACTTCAACATCATCAACATCTAACGCAAAAGCCTCAGG CTACCTACTGCCTTCAGATGAAGAAGCATCGGAAGATACACAGCCGAGAAAGTGTCATCAGGAATCAGCACTGGCTGTTGTGCTTAGCTCTCTCTGCCCAGCACACCGTTCCTTACTGTACCAGATGCTGAAGTTGGCACACAAGGAAAGATTGCTCTCGTCCCCTGATCGTGTTCTAGCGGAAGCTCACTGCTGTCATGGCGGAGTAAAGAGCAGCGCATTCCACCTTTTGTCCGATTGTGGTCATCGAGGCTGCAGAAGCACAATGTTCCATCCCAGACACACAATGCCCAATCATGGCATTCCTAAATTCCCTTTAAAAGACTATCGAAGTGTGGCTCCTTCGGGTCCACACAACTGCCGTATGCAAAGGTGCAGAATGGACACCTACACTGTGGTTTGCCACAAGAGTCTGCACTGTATTTGCTGTCAAGGTCTGACTGTAGATCCCATTAACAACATTGTGTGTTCCTTTGATCCTTGCACTCCAGTCTGCTGTAAGCATCACAATTGCCccccttgtgtatgtgttccaaaCCACACCCATTTGACACAGCTGAAGAACACATCAGACATAGGAGGGGATGGAGATCCACCTTGTCCTGTCCTGAATAGAGAGCAGAGCCCTTTTCCTCCTCCGCTTTCTCCAATCCCTTTAGATATCGATATGATTACAGATGAAATGCCACCTTCCCTATGTCACCATACACTAGAAGAAGAGGCCCTAATTACAGATACAGCAATACCCGAGGAGATAGAGTGCAGGAAGAACCAAAGTGGAACTTTACTGAAAGATGTGTTCAATCGCTTCAGTGAGAAACTTGACACTATCAGACCTGCAGAGAAGGACCTAGCTCTGGTCTACCCAGCCATCCATGTGACAGAAAAGGAGCAGCTAGAATCCTCTTCCACCAGTCAAAACTTGCAAGATGCCCATCTAACTGAAATCATTACCACTGTTCTTCACACACGCAGCGGCAGTGACTATAACCTTACCGATCTGGTCAGTCGCCACCAAAGCCAAGAGCCTAGGTCGCCAAACACGCGCTTGCGGCGCCGTCAGGAAGTCCAGGCAGCTATGGCGACACCAGCTGACAGTACTATGACCCGAAGGCAAAGCTTGCAAATTAAACGAGAGCTTGCAGTGTATGACAGTAGGAGAACATACAATAGGAGAAAGGTCGTGCAAGCAAGGAGATCACAAATAAAAGACGGTAATGTTGCAGTAAATACAGCTAGCACTTTGTTGGACTCGAATGTCATTCAAGAAGAAACAGAAACTGAGTTGAATATAGATGATCCAAGAGTTCAGGAGGTACCACTGAATATTGTCTCTGCTCAAAGAGACTTAAATGGCATCAAAGATATGATACAAACGGGGGAAATATCCGCAGATGAAAAACACGCAACCTCAGCTGACCGACAGAACAAAATTTGCAACCAGTGCTCACAAGATGACAATGAGCAGTCACAGGTGATGACTTCGTGTAACAAGATTAGTGATGCCATGATTTTTGAAAATGCCTCATTTGCCCAAGGCGGTGCTACTAATAAATGTGACCATAGACCAGATAGAAGCCATAATCCTACTGAAGACAGTCCAGGTCAAAGATCCCCACCGAAAGAGTCTAGGAGATCAAAGAGAAACATAGTCCCTCCGCAACGATTCTCCTCTTACGTCACAGAACCCAGGAAAATGTTCTTTGTCGCATGTTTTTCTGAAAGCATCTTCAGCCAGAGAATAGACAATGCCAAGGTTTTCACATCAACCACCTCTGATGCCTTAttgaaaaatgtgcatgttaAGGATGCTTCGATGAAGTCCTCAGAAAAGGACTCTCCCCTCTGCTCATGTGATCTCCCAGAGGCCTTGGAATTTATCAATAGCGAATGGCACAGTCCATGTCATGCAGAATCAAACGAGCAATCCCAAACTGTAGCACAAACATCTCCAAAAAGATCAGGCTCCAAAACTGCATCAAGAAGGCTCCAGTATCCAAATGTGGGTGTAACTACCAGGTCTGCAGCCTGCACTAAGACTCCTTGCAACACTCCAGTCCAGTACATAAGCCCAATTAAGTTAATGTTTGTAACACCGTTAAAAGACAAACAAGGCATCAAATATCGGCTTAAATCAGTAAGGTCTGGATCAAATGCACAAGCAGAGGAACCCTTTGACCCGTGCAAAGAGTCCTCCTGGGCCGGGACAACGGAGAAGAAGCAAAACACAACATTACATCAGTCATCTACCTCACCGGGTAAAACTGCATTCCCATTGACAAAGTCAGGTTCTACACCAGCCAAGTCCCCTTCCGCATCACTTAAGTCCGCTTCACCTCTCAAATCAGGCTCGGGAGCAGGCAAGTCTCTTTCTTCACCAAATGTGCCTCTTTCCTCATTACGTCGGTCTACATCTTCCCCACCAAAGTCAGCTTCCGCTCCACTAAAGTCAAATTCTAAGTCACCCTCCCCGTCACCCAAGTCTTCATCAGCATCTGGCAAACCTACTGCTTCACCTAAGTTGGTGTCTTCTTCCCCTAAATTATGCTCCAGGAGATTAGGTGAATGTACTTCACCTGAGAGCCAACGATCACCAGGTGACTTGCAGTCTTTCCATGAAACCACTTCCCCAAAAAGACGTCCGGGTCGGCCAAAGAAACTGGGGCCGCACCTGGAGCAAAAAGTAAAAAGACCAATCGGTCGACCGCGAAAGCAGAAGCCTGAAGACACAGCACCGGGGGCAAAAGGAGCAAAACTGCCTGATgtagaggagaatgtcaacaagAACCTCAAAATAACAGTAGTGTACGGCCGATCAAGAAGAAACAAACGAATGGTTTCAGAGAGCTTTGATAAACTTCAAACTGAATTCCAAGATGCCTGGCGAGCAGCAAGTCTGAAAAAACGATTGGGTGTGTTAACACGCAAGTCTGAGATCAATTTAGATAATTCCAAAATCGGTTCAGCAAATTTCGGCCCTATGAAAGACCCTAGCAGTTACTTTAAATGCCAGAAAAGCGCTAAAACCTTACCCTCAAGAAAACCTGGCAGACCTGCAAAAGTTAAGATCTCTGGAATCTCGGTCACTGTTACCACAGTTTCACCAAAACAACGAAAGATTTTGATTGAGCGATCTCCTGACAGacaaattaacaagaaaacactCCTGCCAGAATTCCAAAGTGTCAAAGAGCCCAGGACAATTGGCAAGCACTTGCAAGCAGAGGAACAAAGAGAATCCCAGAGCGTAAGTTGGCCTAATCAGCCTGTAGCTGTCCGTCAGTCAAAGAGAGTGAGCAAGCCATCCATCTGTTTCTTGCACGCCGTTGCCACCTCCACAACTAGATCCTACAGTCACAGTAACGCTCTCTTACGCCGCTCTAAAAAACTTTTGCTCAACAAGGCCAGCCATAAAAGGAAACAAGAGGAGAAGCAGAGTAGAGTAGAACGTTCTGGAATGAAAAGGCAACACTGCGATCTGGAGAGGAAGAACATCTCTAAGGAACTTACCCGAGTGGCAGGTGTTTCTGTGGATTCAATCTTTGCTCCAAAGGAAGCATTCCGCTGGTGGCCGGCGTCGGCTGAGGAACAGGCTTTGAAGCAGGAGCTTGCCAGACGTATACGCCTTATCTCCGACACCTGGGTCTCGGACACTGTGGAGAACCATCAAGTAGACATTAAAGTCAAAGTAGACACAGATGAAAGCAAGTCGTCTGTGGTTCAAACACTGTTCAACTGCCCCCCAAATAAACCCAGATCCTGTAGTATGCCACAGCTCTGCTCCTGGTTCATGCAGACCACAGAAACACAGTCCTTGGCCATTGTCAAGAAGGCAAGCTCTCGCAATCCTTACGAAGTCATGCACTTCCCTCGCTTGCTTAACAAGCACGGCGTTCATCGCCAAAGTCCTCAGGCAGAACGGCTCCGCAGACATCTCAAGAAGTTTGCCAAGACTTTGCCAAAAAGCCCTGTCCAGCTTAAACAGGCTGAAAGAAGGTTGAAGAGAATGAGGGCGCCTCTGTTCATCCGAAACATTAAGCGACGACTTTTCATTACCAGGATGGTGAGCCAAGGACGCTCTAGCCAATACCAAGCCACACTACTTAGGGCAAGGACGCGATTCTTGACCCCACAACAAAGAAAGAGGTGGGCAAAAAAGCTGATAAACTTTCAAGAGCCTTCATGTAGGCTAAAACTGAAGGCatcaaacacagcagcaaaagaAGTCCAATCTCAGCAAGACCCAAACATCTCCTCTAACGCCTGGAATGCTCAGTCACTGAAGGAATGTCGAGTgtttttgagaaaaatcaaCGAATCAGAGGACTGGGACTCTTGCCCCTTGACACTGGATGATAAGTCCGCCTCTGTGTACATAAACAAAGAGCTGCAACGAGTTGTTCAAGCTGTGAAAAGAAGAAAGACGAGCACCAATGGCAGAGGTGCGGAGCCCGTACCTGAAACGCCAACGGGGAGGCAGAAGGAAGGCACATGTCCTCACGATGTGTCTGCTGAAGCACCACAGCCACCACCTGCGAAAAGGGTGCGACAGTCGCGGTTGAAGGGCTTAAGTGGGCCAAGGTGGTGCGATTTTGTCTTTG CTAGCTGGTGA